In Caballeronia insecticola, one DNA window encodes the following:
- a CDS encoding VOC family protein, with translation MESSGDIESLSAITLATHDMARAVRFYRALGFRIVHGGENEAFTSFALGSSFLNLTGETHAPIGFWGRVIIYVSDVDAFYRRAKAHGIEPQFEPRDAPWNERYFHLTDPDGHELSFARPL, from the coding sequence ATGGAATCGTCCGGGGACATCGAAAGCCTGAGCGCGATCACGCTCGCCACGCACGATATGGCGCGCGCCGTACGCTTTTACCGGGCGCTCGGCTTTCGCATCGTGCATGGCGGTGAGAACGAAGCGTTCACCTCATTCGCGCTCGGCAGTTCGTTTCTCAATCTCACCGGCGAGACGCATGCCCCGATCGGATTCTGGGGCCGCGTCATCATCTACGTATCCGATGTGGACGCCTTCTACCGCCGCGCAAAAGCGCATGGCATCGAGCCGCAATTCGAACCACGCGATGCACCGTGGAACGAGCGCTATTTCCATCTCACCGATCCCGACGGCCACGAACTGAGCTTTGCGCGCCCGCTCTGA
- a CDS encoding SulP family inorganic anion transporter produces MPRLAALVGDMTAGTVSTLVMLCYAMSLGTLIFSADLARYAELGVPTALVSCIVTAFVIALTSSMRMNIGGPDSNATAFLVGVAAGVASSVRANGGTPTVILLTVLVAIALCSLVTGLILFAIGSSKKSRSLQFLPYPVMGGFLAGTGYLLIAGAFRVLTGVALDWHTLPMLARLHWLAWLPAVFVGALATILAQTWRHAAALPLTLAIGIALFYGLLQVAGITPDDARSMGLLLQHVPMHALHIPELHLPSSLAAGEIDWRAIVAHLPETLIVTSVSAITIIMNSTAMGAATGQDIDLNREMRAAGLANIASGLLGGMVGYQSYNRSMLNARAGATSRVAGVFAALTCLFVLIASPDLVSLFPVPVLVGMQIYMGLRLMMDWLVGAYRKLTWHEYLLVPLILAVIAFYGVIAGVVAGVVVACVTFALLYGRAGCVRMEFDGRTRTSNVERSIEETRLLIDRGDEICGVCLQGFLFFGSANSMLQRIRERIRSHKPKPVRFVVLDFAWTNGMDASVSLAFVKLRQACAAIGAELVLTALPRNSRALLGRTGTLALGIHEFDSLDAGLEWIEAQQLAAHTSAPLCAPAADFRTMLAPHFTERALTQLAALLDVREIGAGEALFRRGDAGDALYIVEAGRVTVSLPLADGRSVRLRSFGPGTIIGEMAVYTNAPRSADVVADEPARLRRMTLAALRRLELDDPLTAQEWHRFVVKMMASRLAVADEALRAAS; encoded by the coding sequence ATGCCGCGCCTGGCCGCGCTCGTCGGCGACATGACCGCGGGCACCGTCTCCACACTCGTCATGCTGTGCTACGCGATGAGCCTCGGCACGCTCATCTTCAGCGCCGATCTCGCGCGCTATGCCGAACTCGGCGTGCCCACGGCGCTCGTCAGTTGCATCGTGACTGCGTTCGTCATCGCGCTGACGAGTTCGATGCGCATGAACATTGGCGGGCCGGACAGCAACGCGACGGCGTTTCTCGTCGGCGTAGCGGCGGGCGTGGCGAGCAGCGTGCGCGCGAACGGCGGCACGCCCACGGTTATTCTGTTGACGGTGCTCGTCGCGATCGCGCTGTGCTCGCTCGTCACAGGGCTGATTCTCTTTGCGATCGGCTCGTCGAAGAAAAGCCGCTCGTTGCAGTTTCTGCCCTATCCGGTGATGGGCGGCTTTCTCGCGGGCACGGGCTATTTGCTGATCGCGGGCGCGTTTCGCGTGCTGACGGGCGTCGCGCTCGACTGGCACACATTGCCGATGCTCGCGCGCCTTCATTGGCTTGCGTGGTTGCCCGCGGTGTTCGTCGGCGCACTTGCGACGATCCTCGCGCAGACCTGGCGTCACGCGGCTGCGTTGCCGCTCACGCTTGCCATCGGCATTGCGCTCTTCTATGGACTGCTGCAAGTCGCGGGCATCACGCCCGACGATGCGCGCAGCATGGGCCTTCTGCTTCAGCACGTGCCGATGCACGCGCTGCATATTCCCGAGCTGCATCTGCCTTCGTCGCTGGCGGCGGGCGAGATCGACTGGCGCGCGATCGTCGCGCATTTGCCCGAGACGCTCATCGTCACGTCGGTGTCGGCGATCACGATCATCATGAACTCGACCGCGATGGGCGCGGCCACTGGACAGGACATCGATCTCAATCGCGAGATGCGCGCGGCGGGCCTCGCGAACATCGCGAGCGGCCTGCTCGGCGGCATGGTCGGCTATCAGTCGTACAACCGCTCGATGCTCAATGCGCGCGCCGGCGCGACGAGCCGTGTCGCGGGCGTGTTCGCCGCGCTCACGTGCCTGTTCGTGCTGATCGCATCGCCCGATCTCGTTTCGTTGTTTCCGGTGCCGGTGCTCGTCGGCATGCAGATCTACATGGGCCTGCGGCTCATGATGGACTGGCTCGTCGGCGCTTATCGCAAGCTCACGTGGCACGAATATCTGCTTGTGCCGCTGATTCTCGCGGTGATTGCGTTCTATGGCGTGATCGCGGGTGTCGTCGCGGGCGTGGTCGTGGCGTGCGTGACCTTTGCGCTGCTGTATGGCCGCGCGGGCTGCGTGCGCATGGAGTTCGACGGCCGCACGCGCACGTCGAACGTCGAACGCAGCATCGAGGAGACGCGCCTTCTGATCGATCGCGGCGACGAGATTTGCGGCGTCTGTCTGCAAGGCTTTCTCTTCTTCGGTTCCGCGAACTCGATGCTGCAACGGATCCGCGAGCGCATTCGTTCGCACAAGCCGAAGCCCGTGCGTTTCGTCGTGCTCGACTTCGCGTGGACCAACGGCATGGATGCGTCGGTGTCGCTTGCGTTCGTGAAGCTGCGTCAGGCGTGCGCCGCGATCGGTGCGGAACTCGTGCTCACCGCGCTGCCGCGTAATTCGCGCGCGTTGCTCGGCCGTACCGGCACGCTCGCGCTCGGCATCCACGAGTTCGATTCGCTCGACGCGGGACTCGAATGGATCGAAGCGCAACAACTCGCCGCGCACACGAGCGCGCCGCTATGCGCGCCCGCCGCCGATTTCCGCACGATGCTCGCGCCGCATTTCACGGAGCGCGCGCTCACGCAACTGGCCGCGTTGCTCGACGTGCGCGAGATCGGCGCGGGCGAGGCGCTGTTTCGTCGCGGCGACGCGGGCGATGCGTTGTATATCGTCGAAGCGGGGCGCGTGACGGTATCGCTGCCGCTCGCGGACGGGCGCTCGGTGCGGCTGCGCTCGTTCGGACCGGGGACGATCATCGGCGAGATGGCCGTGTACACGAACGCGCCGCGTAGCGCGGATGTCGTCGCCGACGAACCCGCGCGTCTCAGACGCATGACGCTTGCCGCGCTGCGCCGACTGGAACTCGACGATCCGCTGACCGCGCAGGAATGGCACCGCTTTGTCGTGAAGATGATGGCCTCGCGTCTTGCTGTCGCGGACGAAGCGTTGCGTGCGGCGTCGTGA
- a CDS encoding DUF3280 domain-containing protein, translated as MIRRLRIPLMLMLVFATGGLHAETAPQSIAMPDCTLIDDNAAYNDAQTNRTQAERLAMTSAALRDDVQQRGLFRVADNDQARDLIASLQGAQDLSACNGCELRVAKQLGTSRVGVCWVQKISNLILNINLRVEDAASGKMLFQRSVDMRGNTDQSWRRAAKALVDLLAGDPSATR; from the coding sequence ATGATCCGCAGACTCCGCATACCGCTCATGTTGATGCTGGTCTTTGCCACGGGCGGTCTTCATGCAGAGACCGCCCCGCAGTCGATCGCGATGCCCGACTGCACGCTGATCGACGACAACGCCGCCTACAACGACGCGCAAACCAATCGCACGCAAGCCGAACGTCTCGCGATGACAAGCGCCGCCCTGCGCGACGATGTTCAGCAACGCGGACTCTTTCGCGTCGCCGACAACGACCAGGCGCGCGATCTGATCGCATCGCTGCAAGGTGCGCAGGACCTGAGCGCGTGCAACGGCTGCGAGTTGCGCGTGGCGAAGCAACTGGGCACATCGCGCGTCGGCGTGTGCTGGGTGCAGAAGATCAGCAACCTCATCCTCAACATCAATCTGCGCGTGGAAGACGCGGCGAGCGGCAAGATGCTGTTCCAGCGTTCGGTCGACATGCGCGGCAACACCGACCAGTCGTGGCGGCGCGCGGCAAAGGCGCTCGTCGATCTGCTCGCCGGCGATCCCTCCGCGACGCGCTGA
- a CDS encoding beta-propeller fold lactonase family protein, translated as MPVRFKAARIACASALAPSLALAASLAHAAAPTAYVTTESAGVGVIDLDNLSLAKTYDVGKDGPRGLSLNKDGTRLYVANKTTSDLSEIDTASGKVVRRVKIGKNPEFVRVFGSNAYVTYEPGESGGPPKPGEPEKDDDDANSPPAEIAIVDLKTMKVTHSVKSGHETEGMEFSPDGKLILVTNEGDDTVSVYRVGTGKPVRTVKLAKGSRPRGIKASPDGKQYVVTLENANKFVVLDGGSLKTVKTVDTKTGPYGVSFDPSGKRLLIAASRDKTLQVFNGATYEHMQDVPVGQRCWHFSFTPDGSKLLLACGRSNAVYVLDGADYKEIKQIGDLPLAWGIVTYPTAAGSIVGR; from the coding sequence ATGCCTGTCAGATTCAAGGCGGCGCGCATTGCCTGCGCGTCGGCCCTCGCGCCATCGCTTGCCCTTGCTGCAAGCCTCGCGCATGCCGCCGCGCCGACCGCCTATGTGACGACCGAAAGCGCCGGCGTCGGCGTGATCGATCTCGACAACCTGTCGCTTGCGAAGACCTATGACGTCGGCAAGGACGGCCCGCGCGGCCTCTCGCTGAACAAGGACGGCACGCGTCTGTATGTCGCGAACAAGACGACGAGCGATCTCTCGGAGATCGATACCGCGAGCGGAAAAGTCGTGCGCCGCGTGAAGATCGGCAAGAATCCGGAGTTCGTGCGCGTGTTCGGCAGCAATGCCTATGTGACTTACGAGCCTGGCGAAAGCGGTGGTCCGCCCAAGCCCGGCGAGCCCGAGAAAGACGACGACGATGCCAACTCGCCGCCGGCCGAAATCGCGATCGTCGATCTGAAGACGATGAAAGTCACGCACTCCGTCAAGAGCGGCCACGAAACCGAAGGCATGGAATTTTCGCCCGACGGCAAGCTGATTCTCGTGACCAACGAGGGCGACGATACGGTGTCGGTCTATCGCGTCGGCACGGGCAAGCCGGTGCGCACGGTGAAGCTCGCGAAGGGCTCGCGTCCGCGCGGCATCAAGGCTTCGCCGGACGGCAAGCAGTATGTCGTCACGCTGGAGAACGCGAACAAGTTCGTCGTGCTCGACGGCGGCAGCCTCAAGACCGTCAAGACCGTCGATACGAAGACAGGCCCGTATGGCGTGTCGTTCGATCCGTCGGGCAAACGTCTTCTGATCGCGGCATCGCGCGACAAGACGCTGCAGGTCTTCAATGGCGCTACGTACGAACATATGCAGGACGTGCCCGTTGGTCAGCGTTGCTGGCACTTCAGCTTCACGCCCGACGGCTCGAAGCTGCTGCTCGCGTGCGGCCGCTCGAACGCGGTCTATGTGCTCGACGGCGCCGACTACAAGGAGATCAAGCAGATCGGCGATTTGCCGCTCGCGTGGGGCATCGTGACGTATCCGACGGCGGCGGGGTCGATCGTCGGACGCTGA
- a CDS encoding TonB-dependent receptor: MKSMQRLPAPAHPFKPRAGLRLVFGSAFASITVAAWAQTPPATDAAEAPAAASAPASVAQAGTPPNTELPSIIVVGTTPLVGVGTPLEKVPANVQTIKGSEIQSQHSQTATDYLQKNVVSVDTNDAQGNASQTDILYRGFTASPLLGTPQGLSVFMDGVRINEPFGDVVNWDLIPQAAIQTMQIIPGSNPTFGLNTLGGAIAVQTKNGRSNPGGNVDLSFGSFGRKAAQIEQGGVIGDHLDYYFTANVTNDNGWADHNSSRLRQAFGKLRYTDADTTISVSMGGADNTLNGSQTIPRSFMDNFRQAYTFPDTNENQVGYLTINAEHYITPNIQLSGNVYYRHYRNKNVSSNVNDDFDPDGDDADELTQATNDQSVIVTDSYGASLQLTLLNKLFGMDNQLILGAAGDFANSHFTQSSQPAEFTDSRATIGTGPFAPTTDAKTRNENWGIYFENTLSFTEQWSMTLAGRYNWSKATIGDESGVQPLLDGRHTFSRFNPAVGFNWNPTPYFTAYATYNEGMRSPTAIELACADPEAPCSLPNDFIADPDLKPVISKTFEVGARGRIGAHTTWSAAAYSTTLTDDIQFVSSQGAASTLGYFQNVGKTRRQGFELAGRTQWGPLGVAASYSYVNATYRSTWIESSASNSSADDDGNITVHSGDRIPGIPANTVKLRLDYNPIARWNIGTNLTYRSNIFARGDENNQDTNGTVAGYFLIDLDTTYNVTKQLQVYATVKNLLNKRYANFAILGENFFNGPNHTFNGADTTNEQFLGVGAPRGVWVGMRYAWK, translated from the coding sequence ATGAAGAGCATGCAGCGCCTGCCCGCGCCCGCGCATCCGTTCAAACCCCGAGCCGGTCTCAGGCTCGTGTTCGGCAGCGCGTTCGCGAGCATCACGGTGGCCGCGTGGGCGCAGACGCCGCCCGCCACCGACGCGGCCGAAGCGCCCGCGGCTGCATCGGCGCCGGCTTCCGTCGCGCAGGCCGGTACGCCGCCGAATACGGAGCTGCCTTCGATCATCGTCGTCGGCACGACGCCGCTCGTGGGCGTCGGCACGCCGCTCGAAAAAGTGCCCGCCAACGTGCAGACGATCAAGGGCAGCGAAATCCAATCGCAGCATTCGCAGACCGCCACCGATTACTTGCAGAAGAACGTCGTGAGCGTCGATACCAACGACGCGCAGGGCAACGCGTCGCAAACCGACATCCTGTATCGCGGCTTCACGGCGTCGCCCTTGCTCGGCACGCCGCAGGGATTATCGGTGTTCATGGACGGCGTGCGCATCAACGAACCGTTCGGCGATGTCGTCAACTGGGACCTGATTCCGCAGGCCGCGATCCAGACGATGCAGATCATCCCCGGCTCGAATCCGACCTTCGGCCTGAACACGCTGGGCGGCGCGATCGCGGTGCAGACCAAGAACGGCCGCAGCAATCCGGGCGGCAATGTGGACCTGAGCTTCGGTTCGTTTGGCCGCAAGGCCGCGCAGATTGAACAGGGCGGCGTGATCGGCGATCACCTCGATTACTACTTCACCGCGAACGTCACGAACGACAACGGCTGGGCGGATCACAATTCGAGCCGTCTGCGGCAGGCGTTCGGCAAGCTGCGCTACACGGACGCCGATACGACCATTTCCGTGTCAATGGGCGGCGCCGACAACACGCTGAACGGCTCGCAGACGATTCCGCGCTCGTTCATGGACAACTTCCGGCAGGCCTACACGTTCCCCGATACGAACGAAAACCAGGTCGGCTATCTGACGATCAACGCGGAGCACTACATCACGCCGAACATTCAGTTGAGCGGCAACGTGTATTACCGGCACTATCGCAACAAGAACGTGAGCAGCAACGTCAACGACGATTTCGATCCCGATGGCGACGACGCCGACGAACTCACGCAGGCCACCAACGATCAGTCGGTGATCGTGACCGACAGCTACGGCGCGAGCCTGCAACTCACGCTGCTCAACAAGCTGTTCGGCATGGACAACCAGCTGATTCTCGGCGCCGCGGGCGACTTCGCCAATTCGCACTTCACGCAATCCTCGCAGCCGGCGGAATTCACCGATTCGCGCGCGACCATCGGCACGGGTCCGTTCGCGCCGACAACCGACGCCAAGACGCGCAACGAGAACTGGGGCATCTACTTCGAGAACACGCTGTCGTTCACGGAACAATGGTCGATGACGCTCGCCGGCCGCTACAACTGGTCGAAGGCGACCATCGGCGATGAAAGCGGCGTGCAGCCGCTGCTCGACGGACGGCATACGTTTTCGCGCTTCAATCCGGCCGTGGGCTTCAACTGGAATCCGACGCCGTATTTCACGGCCTACGCCACGTATAACGAAGGCATGCGCTCGCCGACCGCCATCGAACTCGCGTGCGCGGACCCGGAAGCGCCCTGCTCGCTGCCGAACGACTTCATCGCCGATCCGGACTTGAAGCCGGTGATCTCGAAGACGTTCGAAGTTGGGGCGCGCGGCCGTATCGGCGCGCATACGACGTGGAGCGCCGCAGCCTACAGCACGACGCTGACCGACGATATTCAGTTCGTCAGCAGTCAGGGCGCGGCGAGCACGCTCGGCTATTTTCAGAACGTCGGCAAGACGCGCCGGCAAGGCTTCGAACTCGCGGGCCGCACGCAATGGGGGCCGCTCGGCGTCGCGGCGAGTTATAGCTACGTGAACGCGACGTATCGTTCGACATGGATCGAAAGCAGCGCCAGCAATTCGAGCGCGGACGACGACGGCAACATCACCGTGCATTCGGGCGATCGCATTCCGGGCATTCCGGCCAACACCGTGAAACTACGCCTCGACTACAACCCGATCGCGCGCTGGAATATCGGCACGAATCTCACGTATCGGAGCAATATCTTCGCGCGCGGCGACGAAAACAATCAGGACACGAACGGCACTGTCGCGGGCTACTTTCTCATCGATCTCGACACGACCTACAACGTCACCAAGCAATTGCAGGTGTACGCAACGGTGAAGAACCTGCTGAACAAGCGGTACGCGAACTTCGCGATTCTCGGCGAGAACTTCTTCAACGGCCCGAACCATACCTTCAACGGCGCGGACACGACCAACGAGCAGTTTCTCGGCGTCGGCGCGCCGCGCGGCGTGTGGGTGGGAATGCGTTACGCGTGGAAGTGA
- a CDS encoding histidine kinase, translating into MPTESLPTLAKDAERRAPVWRDLALVLALTLVAGALFARFDFSEYAYRLTRSAERFQVDELPPTLVVLAIGFAWFAWRRYREAQSEVRRRRALEEEAEHLLAENRRLASQALAAQETERRHLARELHDELGQYLNAMSLDAGRIRDLSAQREAEIHRLSLALMQSATHVYREIGGMIRKLRPIGLDEFGLPTALEHCVDGWRERLPDASFTLAVEGDFDNLSDALNITLYRLVQEGLTNVSKFARSSRVEIYLARAPGNAQGAGEIVVTMADDGPGVDLAKPRAGLGLIGMRERVEALGGEFHLASEPGAGFLFGARVPAQAGLPLPIEPNEAVNAASAEPVKSAK; encoded by the coding sequence ATGCCAACCGAATCCCTGCCCACTCTCGCGAAAGATGCTGAGCGCCGCGCGCCGGTCTGGCGCGATCTCGCGCTTGTGCTCGCGTTGACGTTGGTGGCCGGCGCGCTCTTCGCGAGATTCGACTTCAGCGAATACGCGTATCGCCTGACGCGCAGCGCCGAGCGCTTTCAGGTCGATGAATTGCCGCCGACGCTCGTCGTGCTCGCGATCGGCTTCGCCTGGTTCGCGTGGCGGCGCTATCGCGAGGCGCAATCGGAAGTGCGCAGGCGGCGCGCGCTCGAAGAGGAAGCGGAACATCTGCTGGCCGAGAACCGGCGGCTCGCGAGTCAGGCGCTCGCCGCGCAGGAAACCGAGCGGCGTCATCTCGCGCGCGAACTGCACGACGAACTCGGCCAATACCTCAACGCGATGTCGCTCGATGCGGGCCGTATCCGCGATCTGTCGGCGCAACGCGAGGCGGAGATTCATCGGCTGTCGCTGGCGCTGATGCAAAGCGCGACGCACGTGTATCGCGAGATCGGCGGAATGATCCGCAAGCTGCGGCCCATCGGGCTCGATGAATTCGGCTTGCCCACCGCGCTCGAACATTGCGTCGACGGATGGCGCGAGCGGCTGCCCGACGCGAGCTTTACGCTGGCCGTGGAAGGCGATTTCGACAATCTGAGCGATGCGCTCAACATCACGCTTTACCGGCTCGTGCAGGAAGGGCTGACGAACGTGTCGAAGTTCGCGCGGAGTTCACGCGTGGAGATTTATCTGGCGCGCGCGCCGGGCAATGCGCAGGGCGCGGGCGAGATCGTCGTGACGATGGCCGACGACGGCCCCGGCGTCGATCTCGCGAAGCCGCGCGCGGGCCTCGGGCTGATCGGCATGCGCGAGCGCGTGGAAGCGCTCGGCGGCGAGTTTCATCTGGCAAGCGAACCGGGCGCGGGCTTTCTGTTCGGCGCGCGCGTGCCGGCTCAGGCGGGACTGCCGCTGCCCATCGAACCGAACGAAGCGGTGAACGCGGCGTCGGCGGAGCCGGTGAAATCGGCGAAGTGA
- a CDS encoding response regulator — protein sequence MTADISVLLVDDHAVVREGYKRLLELSPDVNVAGEAANAAEAYQKFCALQPDVVVMDLALPGASGIEAMRRMLAREPHAHVLIFSVHEEAIFVRRALDAGARGYVTKASAPDVLVEAVRSVARRVCYLSPDISQALALRATIQEGPPGRQLSAREFEVLRLLVQGYTLPSIAEKLGLSQKTVANHQSVIRQKFGADNGVQLAQIANRLGLHFADFTGSADAAFTASFGSMGSGSPA from the coding sequence ATGACTGCCGACATATCCGTGCTGCTCGTGGACGATCACGCGGTCGTCCGTGAAGGCTACAAGCGTCTGCTCGAACTCAGCCCCGATGTGAACGTCGCGGGCGAAGCGGCCAACGCGGCCGAGGCTTATCAGAAGTTCTGTGCGTTGCAGCCGGATGTCGTCGTGATGGATCTCGCGTTGCCCGGTGCAAGCGGCATCGAAGCGATGCGGCGCATGCTCGCGCGCGAGCCGCACGCGCACGTGCTGATCTTCAGTGTGCACGAGGAAGCGATCTTCGTGCGCCGCGCGCTCGATGCCGGTGCGCGCGGTTATGTCACGAAAGCAAGCGCGCCCGATGTGCTCGTCGAAGCGGTGCGCTCGGTCGCGCGGCGCGTCTGTTATCTGAGCCCGGATATTTCGCAGGCGCTCGCGTTGCGCGCGACGATCCAGGAAGGACCGCCCGGACGCCAGCTATCGGCGCGCGAGTTCGAAGTGCTGCGTCTGCTTGTGCAGGGTTATACGTTGCCGAGCATCGCGGAGAAACTGGGTTTGAGCCAGAAGACGGTGGCGAATCATCAGTCCGTGATTCGCCAGAAATTCGGCGCGGACAACGGCGTGCAGCTTGCGCAGATCGCCAATCGTCTCGGCCTTCACTTCGCCGATTTCACCGGCTCCGCCGACGCCGCGTTCACCGCTTCGTTCGGTTCGATGGGCAGCGGCAGTCCCGCCTGA
- the pqqE gene encoding pyrroloquinoline quinone biosynthesis protein PqqE translates to MTDLSEPIARPEHEGTPIAPPLWLLAELTYRCPLHCVFCYNPVNYADHTRELDTAQWIDVLRQARALGAAQLGFSGGEPLLRDDLETLVEEARKLGFYTNLITSGIGLTEKRIGALQAAGLDHIQLSFQDSSQELNDFLSSTKTFDYKKRVASLIKAHGFPMVLNCVLHRYNLPHIGRIIDMALDMGAEYLELANTQYYGWAHTNRAQLMPTKEQLDEAEAVVERYRREIGDKCKIFFVVPDYYERRPKRCMNGWGSVFLGIAPDGAALPCHTARTLPGLTFPNVTEMPLKDIWYESDAFNRFRGFGWMKEPCRSCDEKAIDMGGCRCQAYLLTQDPANADPVCDKSPHHERVIEVVRAASARAAKPEPQEQPIVFRNDANSRRIAALGRENGSEKGEDTP, encoded by the coding sequence ATGACCGATTTGTCCGAACCCATCGCACGGCCCGAACACGAGGGCACGCCCATCGCGCCGCCGCTTTGGCTGCTGGCGGAACTCACGTATCGCTGTCCGCTGCATTGCGTGTTCTGCTACAACCCGGTGAATTACGCCGATCACACGCGCGAACTCGATACCGCGCAATGGATCGATGTCCTGCGTCAGGCACGCGCGCTCGGCGCGGCGCAACTGGGCTTTTCGGGCGGTGAGCCGCTCTTGCGCGACGACCTCGAAACGCTAGTGGAAGAAGCGCGCAAGCTCGGCTTCTATACGAACCTCATCACGTCGGGCATCGGCTTGACGGAGAAGCGCATCGGCGCGTTGCAGGCAGCCGGGCTCGATCACATTCAGTTGTCGTTTCAGGACTCGTCGCAGGAACTCAACGACTTTTTATCCAGCACGAAGACCTTCGACTACAAGAAGCGCGTCGCGAGCCTCATCAAGGCGCACGGCTTTCCGATGGTGCTCAACTGCGTGCTGCATCGCTATAACCTGCCGCATATCGGACGCATCATCGACATGGCGCTCGACATGGGCGCCGAGTATCTCGAACTCGCGAACACGCAGTATTACGGCTGGGCGCACACGAACCGCGCGCAACTCATGCCGACGAAAGAGCAACTCGACGAAGCCGAGGCCGTGGTCGAACGCTATCGGCGCGAGATCGGCGACAAGTGCAAGATCTTCTTCGTCGTGCCGGACTATTACGAGCGCCGGCCGAAACGCTGCATGAACGGCTGGGGCTCGGTGTTTCTCGGCATCGCACCGGATGGCGCCGCGCTGCCGTGCCACACCGCGCGCACGCTGCCGGGCCTCACGTTTCCGAACGTCACCGAGATGCCGCTCAAGGACATCTGGTACGAAAGCGATGCGTTCAACCGTTTTCGCGGCTTCGGCTGGATGAAGGAGCCGTGCCGCAGTTGCGACGAGAAAGCCATCGACATGGGCGGCTGCCGCTGTCAGGCGTATCTGCTCACGCAAGACCCCGCGAATGCGGACCCCGTTTGCGACAAGTCTCCGCATCACGAACGCGTGATCGAAGTGGTGCGCGCGGCATCGGCGAGAGCGGCGAAACCGGAACCGCAGGAGCAACCCATCGTCTTTCGCAACGATGCGAACTCCCGGCGCATCGCGGCGCTCGGCCGCGAGAATGGTTCAGAAAAAGGAGAAGACACGCCATGA
- the pqqD gene encoding pyrroloquinoline quinone biosynthesis peptide chaperone PqqD, which produces MTDSNPTQRVQEAVEAPDDSLHPKLKRLFRLQWEPAQDAHVLLYPEGMVKLNQSAAQILLRCDGTRDIPALVADLEAAFNATHLGDDVRAFVAGARARGWLE; this is translated from the coding sequence ATGACCGACAGCAATCCGACTCAACGCGTGCAGGAAGCCGTCGAAGCACCCGACGACTCGCTGCATCCGAAACTGAAACGCCTCTTCCGCCTGCAATGGGAACCGGCGCAGGACGCGCACGTGCTGCTCTATCCGGAGGGCATGGTGAAGCTCAATCAGAGCGCGGCGCAAATTCTTCTGCGCTGCGACGGCACGCGCGATATCCCGGCGCTCGTCGCCGATCTCGAAGCCGCGTTCAACGCGACCCATCTCGGCGACGACGTGCGCGCGTTCGTCGCGGGCGCGCGGGCGCGAGGCTGGCTGGAGTAG
- the pqqC gene encoding pyrroloquinoline-quinone synthase PqqC: MFDPMLNPTTGPIFTKVQDAGPAWTRDEFEAQLRAKGTAYHIHHPFNVKMNGGGCSKEQIRGWVANRFYYQINIPLKDAAVMSNCPDRETRRRWVLRILDHDGYEDQAGGIEAWARLGDAVGLSRDDLWSLRLVTPGVRFAVDAYVNFARRAPWQESVCSSLTEMFAPQIHKDRLATWPEHYTWIEPDGLAYFRSRVSLAQRDVEHGLEVTLAHFTTREAQQRALDILQFKLDILWTMLDSIEKAFPQ, from the coding sequence ATGTTCGATCCGATGCTCAACCCGACCACAGGCCCGATCTTCACGAAAGTGCAGGACGCGGGGCCCGCGTGGACGCGCGACGAATTCGAGGCGCAGCTTCGCGCGAAGGGCACGGCGTATCACATTCATCATCCGTTCAACGTGAAGATGAATGGCGGCGGCTGTTCGAAAGAACAGATACGCGGCTGGGTCGCGAACCGCTTCTACTACCAGATCAACATTCCGCTGAAGGATGCGGCGGTGATGTCCAATTGTCCCGATCGCGAAACGCGCCGCCGCTGGGTGCTGCGCATTCTCGATCACGACGGCTACGAAGATCAGGCAGGCGGCATCGAGGCATGGGCGCGGCTCGGCGATGCAGTGGGCTTATCGCGCGACGATCTCTGGTCGCTCAGGCTCGTCACGCCGGGCGTGCGCTTCGCCGTCGACGCCTATGTCAACTTCGCGCGCCGCGCGCCGTGGCAGGAATCGGTGTGCTCGTCGCTGACCGAAATGTTCGCGCCGCAAATCCACAAGGATCGTCTCGCAACGTGGCCCGAGCATTACACGTGGATCGAGCCGGACGGGCTCGCGTATTTCCGCTCGCGCGTGTCGCTCGCGCAGCGCGATGTCGAGCACGGGCTCGAAGTCACGCTCGCGCATTTCACGACGCGCGAGGCGCAGCAACGCGCGCTCGACATCCTGCAATTCAAGCTCGATATTCTCTGGACCATGCTCGATTCGATCGAAAAGGCCTTTCCGCAATGA